One genomic window of Hydra vulgaris chromosome 03, alternate assembly HydraT2T_AEP includes the following:
- the LOC100208433 gene encoding alkaline ceramidase 3, with protein sequence MAPPMIRENVSGVYGYPTSTMDWCEENFVVTYAIAEFWNTISNWVMIFPPMFVAYRLWKFQLAENRVITAFIALMAIGFGSFAFHCTLLYQSQLLDELPMIYGTCVMLYCMLELRGIENKLNIFTSAVLLAISIAITMIYVLLKNPLIFLYSYGTLATTLFMLNIRACARYTGNRKLLILSLASYTFGFILWNIDNEYCHKVRKVRNALPFLFQSITQLHALWHFFAGIGTYGQIIFTMDLRIKCLRFESRSAYICKYILYFIKAQSFKHNFKANKN encoded by the coding sequence ATGGCACCTCCAATGATACGGGAAAACGTTAGTGGTGTATATGGTTATCCAACGTCAACAATGGATTGGTGTGAAGAAAACTTTGTGGTTACTTATGCCATAGCTGAATTTTGGAATACAATTAGTAATTGGGTTATGATCTTTCCTCCTATGTTTGTTGCGTATCGTTTATGGAAATTTCAACTTGCTGAAAACCGTGTTATTACAGCATTCATCGCTTTAATGGCAATTGGGTTTGGATCATTTGCTTTCCATTGTACTCTTCTTTATCAATCTCAATTGTTAGATGAGTTACCAATGATTTACGGCACGTGCGTTATGTTGTATTGTATGCTAGAACTACGCGGAAtagaaaacaaactaaatatttttacatctgCTGTTTTATTAGCAATTTCTATTGCTATTACCatgatatatgttttacttaaaaatccacttatatttttgtatagttATGGTACACTTGCAACTACTTTGTTTATGCTAAATATCCGAGCATGTGCCAGATACACGGGTAATAGAAAGTTGTTGATATTGTCTTTAGCTAGTTATacttttggttttattttatgGAACATTGATAATGAATACTGTCATAAAGTTCGAAAAGTGCGTAACGCTTTGCCATTTCTTTTTCAGTCAATAACCCAATTGCATGCATTATGGCACTTTTTTGCTGGCATCGGAACTTACggtcaaattatttttacaatggaTCTTCGTATAAAATGTTTACGCTTCGAATCAAGATCAGCGTATATatgcaaatacattttatactttataaaagcTCAAAgttttaaacacaattttaaagCTAACAAAAATTAG
- the LOC136078560 gene encoding histone-lysine N-methyltransferase SETMAR-like yields the protein MATQPTIIRSCLLYEFKLERNATQAAKNICTAFGEGTVSERTAQKWFQPFSSGDESIEDLPLSGRPLLVDEDELKDAVESDSSQTCQELAVRFAVSVETIRLHLHAIGKAWKLSRWVPHKLLIDNKKQRLTICTSLLTRHNVKPFLDRLLTCDEKWIVYNNTKRCYHWLSPNDPIPKTPKPNLHERKVLLCIWWTTAGVVHYELLQTGQTITGLVYSAQLQRVHDLLLVKQPALVPRRGVLLLHDNARPHTARVTQDKLQSLGWESLPHPPYSPDLSPTDFHFFLSLGNHLKGQQFRDQDAVEMELKAFIDSKDREFFRSGINKLVLRWEKVLGAKGTILMNKCRGLEHKCCKLTAVKNFTSLALEQGMRSAEQGLLQ from the exons ATGGCAACCCAACCAACGATTATTCGATCTTGCTTACTTTACGAGTTCAAACTTGAAAGGAATGCAACACAAGCGGCCAAAAACATCTGCACAGCATTTGGAGAAGGTACAGTAAGTGAACGCACAGCACAGAAGTGGTTTCAGCCTTTCTCTTCGGGAGATGAGTCCATCGAAGACCTGCCGCTTTCTGGACGCCCATTGTTGGTTGATGAGGATGAACTGAAGGACGCTGTCGAGTCTGACTCCAGCCAAACTTGCCAAGAACTTGCAGTGAGGTTTGCTGTGAGTGTTGAAACCATCCGCCTGCATCTGCATGCGATTGGGAAAGCGTGGAAGCTGAGTCGGTGGGTTCCGCACAAATTGTTGATCGACAACAAGAAGCAACGGCTTACGATCTGCACATCACTCTTAACACGCCACAATGTTAAGCCTTTTCTTGATCGTTTATTGACATGCGACGAAAAATGGATTGTGTACAACAATACCAAGCGTTGCTACCATTGGTTGTCCCCCAATGACCCCATCCCAAAGACACCCAAGCCCAATCTCCACGAGCGGAAGGTTTTGCTCTGCATTTGGTGGACTACAGCTGGTGTGGTGCATTACGAGCTGCTCCAAACAGGCCAAACCATTACTGGACTGGTCTACTCAGCACAGCTGCAACGAGTTCACGACCTGTTGCTTGTAAAGCAGCCTGCACTGGTGCCCAGGAGAGGAGTTCTGCTTCTCCACGACAACGCGAGACCGCACACCGCTCGCGTGACTCAGGACAAGCTCCAAAGCCTTGGTTGGGAGAGTTTGCCTCATCCACCATACTCGCCAGACCTCTCCCCTACTGATTTCCATTTTTTCCTTTCCCTGGGAAATCATTTAAAAGGACAGCAGTTCCGAGACCAGGACGCGGTTGAAATGGAGTTGAAAGCTTTTATAGACTCAAAGGACCGAGAATTTTTTAGAAGTGGAATAAATAAGCTTGTTTTACGTTGGGAAAAGGTTTTAGGTGCTAAAGGCACTATTTTGATGAATAAAT gtCGTGGCTTAGAGCACAAATGCTGCAAATTAACTGCtgtaaaaaactttacatcATTGGCATTGGAACAAGGTATGCGCAGTGCAGAGCAGGGGCTTCTTcaataa